TGATTCATCAAGTCCAAGGCGAATGGGCCACTAAAAGCGAAAAGTTGTTACCATATGTGAATTTAGCACATAGATTGTGCAAGAAGTTAAAAAAGATTGAGTTTCGACATATGCCAATAGCTCAGAACGAATTTGCTGATGCACTGGCCACCATAGCATCAATGATCCAGTatcctgaaagcagtcacatCGATCCACTAAGGATATGCCTGAAAGAACAACATGCCCACTGTTGCCATGTGGAAGCCGAGCCAGATGGCAAGCCATGGTACAATGACATCAAAATGTACTTGGAAGGACATGAATACCTCGAGGGCATtacaaatggacaaaagaagaccattCGAAAAATGGCAAACAAtttcttcctaaacaaagaaGTGCTATACAAACGGATGCTAGATTTGGGTTTGCTCAGATGTGTAGATGTCGGCGAAGCCACCAAACTTCTAGAAGAAGTACATGCGGCAACATGTGGACCCCACGTGAATGGATTCGTAGTAGCAAGGAAGATTCTGCTAGCTGGATATTATTAGATGACTATGGAGAGTGACTTCTACAAGTCTGTGCAAAGGTGCCATCAATGCCAGATTCATGGTGATCTAATCAGAGTCCATCCAAGTAAGCTTGATGCTATGAGTTCACCATGGCCTTTCATCGCTTGCGGCATGGTTGTTATTGGACCTATTGAACCCGCAACCTCGAATGGCCACCATTTCATTTTAGTTGCCATTGACTATTTCACTAAGTGGGTGGAAGCAATATCCCAcaaatcagtaacaaagaaagtagtgGCAGACTTTGTGCGGAACTACATCATATGCAGATTCGGTGTACCCGAGTCCATTATAACAAACAATGGAGCGAATCTGAATAGCCAcctgatgaaggatatctgtgagcaattcaagatcacccaTCGAAACTCAACAACTTACTGACCGCAAATGAATGGAGCcatagaagcagccaacaaaaatatcaaaagaaTATTAATAAAGATGACTGATAACCACAAAGgttggcacgagcagttgccttatgccTTACTGGAATACCGTACTATGGCCAGGACTTCAACATGAGCAATGCCATATTTGTTGGTCTACGGGACTGAAGCAGTCATACCGCTAAGGTTGAGATACCTTCTCTGAGAATCATTCAGGAAGCGAAATTGGACAATGCCGAATGAGTTCGAGCTCGTTATGAGCAATTGGCTTTGATTGATGAGAAAAGAATGGTCCCCGTCTGTCGCGGTCAATTATACTGGCAAATGATGGCGAGAGCTTTCAACAAACGAGTCAGAACCATACTTTTTCAGATTAGGCAATTGGTGCTCAAAAGGATTTTCCCACATCAAGACGAATATAAAAGAAGTTTGCTCCCAACAGGCAAGGGCCTTACGTAATCCGCAAAGTGCTCTCCGAGAGAGCTGTAGTATTGGCAGAAATGGACAGCCAAGAATGGCCGAAGCCGATTaactcagatgcaatcaagcgctactatgcatGAAGAAGGAGATTCTCAATTTGTAATAGTACTCTTTGCTTGTAATTGTTATTCTACTTTTGCTTGTATTGGTTATTTCCTTTGGCTTGTAACCATTTTGTAATAGATAGGGTAAACAAACACCTTTGTAAGATGAACtatgcaatgacctgacttccccacggcgagatacgtaggcaatccatttAGGACTCAGTCTGTTTATTAGTAAAATCCCAAAATCCATTAGTGTGTTTCTGATCTaagttcgacctgaattcctgctgcgacaggatacgtaggcgctctctgAGCTCGGTCGcatcaaaagaaaaaccaagaaaaccTCTAGGAAGCCTTAGAGATAGGACTTCACAAGAAAGCAGAGACTGCAACATGcccaactggggcagaatttttgagaagatctcaaaaatgCGCGCTTACAAGCTATTACAGGATAGTCAGCTGACCCAGAActctaaactggggcagaaattttgagaaggCCTCAAAATTTCCGGAAAGATTCGGTATGAGAATTGATAGATCGAAATTTAAAttggggcaaaatttttgagaaaaggtctcaaaaattctgcGTAAGGAAGCAAAACCCCAGTCACGGAAGAGGAAGA
Above is a genomic segment from Lycium barbarum isolate Lr01 chromosome 12, ASM1917538v2, whole genome shotgun sequence containing:
- the LOC132624209 gene encoding uncharacterized protein LOC132624209, which produces MALDMDIDELLVIGDFDLLIHQVQGEWATKSEKLLPYVNLAHRLCKKLKKIEFRHMPIAQNEFADALATIASMIQYPESSHIDPLRICLKEQHAHCCHVEAEPDGKPWYNDIKMYLEGHEYLEGITNGQKKTIRKMANNFFLNKEVLYKRMLDLGLLRCVDVGEATKLLEEVHAATCGPHVNGFVVARKILLAGYY